One Corynebacterium tuberculostearicum DNA window includes the following coding sequences:
- a CDS encoding 50S ribosomal protein bL37, whose translation MSKRGRKRKDRRKKSANHGKRPGA comes from the coding sequence ATGAGCAAGCGTGGTCGCAAGCGCAAGGATCGCCGCAAGAAGTCCGCTAATCACGGCAAGCGTCCTGGCGCATAA